From a region of the Triticum aestivum cultivar Chinese Spring chromosome 7D, IWGSC CS RefSeq v2.1, whole genome shotgun sequence genome:
- the LOC123170381 gene encoding uncharacterized protein isoform X2 has translation MASRAGAVSAGAAADTGSPSARLAAAGAGEEEAGAGKVKLLCSYGGRIAPRSGDGALRYVGGQMRLISVPRAASFADLMRKVEAVDDAAGPAPAAAGGGALVKYQLPGEDLDSLVSVSCAEDYDNMLEEYEKLAAAAPDGSAKLRVFLFPADSASGSGSHPAAVDEAGQRYIDAVRRRESGSSAHNSEASEPAGLAEGMSPRAVPPPSVPPEYLYSAGSHTNHASPFPQSLGFSAVAASAPAMGIPAHNPVLLRPEPQPLQPHQVASYAPPPPHQPAPVASYAQHQQPAQQVASYAPPLQPQVASYAPPQQLPQVASYAPPPQLPQVTAYTSQMPQSYIEPQQIQYVNAQQFGLHGVSQSANLMPAHMSQYVPSTLGTNSMATTGAQIGALRPVSAGTERVLENLHFSRPMQTPVDPNYRVLQPLSELPPLPHTTLQASDAQRYGVQTVLTSTASSPVITSSRAFPVVVSSATVPTLRYDDCMMCQKILPHAHSDNMIQEQGNPRALNYPDVSPVFYSLHQEDATKQQVPAAVPVTSANYISEPRAESTAGMTQFDPKLSARNPAVQAAPSQDAGTLVQPTMVTVPLSSIPTSNGVFVGQPPHTLAEDFLMYQRQQQHPYSMQTTQVLANGVSSNPQGIDASAFKNSNHPVEEPIGEYAHDVPHDCVRAIDARMQGIQLGPIAPPESIVQGKSAIPHGAVGDGIVEKPPVIIDGSPIYKSQAGGYHMGTSNAFPVPSFILEDNVVRHTEQPPPSRNVGANNVYPEVIQQPSMLLKNNLGVPIEHPVPSERFLVRPAYSGVQSPAGPPAHHPGEMLNGMVSAPYNVSSQVVLQAAASTDCVEATHEPAYTESLFSNQDPWKAIGNASAVPPTSNMLAKEHVLSGDPYVDGHVPAITSSNAAMLLEEGNLPLIHDPTFKDIYPEPAQISKGYGEEIVKRQLQAVAEGVAASVLQSPFPEKPTEFSGDHKDLPGDVIDPKNEDAPSKQSDKTSQGVPVLDDIDNLQIIKNSDLEELRELGSGTFGTVYHGKWRGSDVAIKRISDRCFVGKPSEEQRMKTDFWNEACKLSSLHHPNVVAFYGVVLDGPGGSVATVTEYMANGSLRQALQRHEKIFDRRRRLLIVMDVAFGMEYLHGKNIVHFDLKSDNLLVNLRDPQRPICKVGDLGLSKVKCQTLISGGVRGTLPWMAPELLNGSSNLVSEKVDVFSFGIVMWELLTGEEPYADLHYGAIIGGIVNNTLRPLVPESCDPQWRSLMEQCWSAEPMERPSFTEVVKRLRAMATSPTKTLPQK, from the exons atggcgagcAGGGCCGGCGCCGtgagcgcgggggcggcggcggacacggGCAGCCCGAGCGCGCGtttggcggcggcgggggcaggggaggaggaggccggggcggggaAGGTGAAGCTGCTGTGCAGCTACGGGGGCCGGATCGCGCCGAGGTCGGGGGACGGGGCGCTGCGCTACGTGGGCGGCCAGATGCGCCTCATCTCCGTGCCCCGCGCCGCCTCCTTCGCGGACCTCATGCGCAAGGTCGAGGCCGTCGACGACGCCGCCGgacccgcccccgccgccgccggcgggggGGCGCTCGTCAAGTACCAGCTCCCCGGGGAGGACCTGGACTCGCTCGTCTCGGTGTCCTGCGCCGAGGACTACGACAACATGCTGGAGGAGTACGAGAAGctggccgccgccgcgcccgacggCTCCGCCAAGCTCCGGGTCTTCCTCTTCCCGGCCGACTCCGCCTCCGGCTCCGGCTCGCACCCCGCCGCCGTCGACGAGGCCGGGCAGCGCTACATCGACGCCGTCCGCCGCAGGGAGAGCGGCTCCTCCGCGCACAACTCCGAGGCCTCCGAGCCCGCCGGCCTCGCCGAAGGTATGTCGCCGCGGGCCGTGCCGCCCCCTTCCGTCCCGCCTGAATATTTGTATTCGGCTGGGAGCCACACCAACCATGCTAGCCCCTTTCCGCAGTCGCTAGGATTTAGTGCTGTCGCAGCGTCAGCTCCGGCAATGGGCATTCCGGCGCACAACCCCGTGTTGCTTAGGCCGGAGCCGCAACCGCTGCAGCCTCACCAAGTTGCTTCctatgcgccgccgccgccgcatcagcCGGCTCCGGTTGCCTCTTATGCACAGCATCAGCAGCCGGCTCAACAAGTTGCCTCTTATGCGCCGCCACTGCAGCCTCAGGTTGCCTCTTACGCGCCGCCGCAGCAGCTGCCCCAGGTTGCTTCTTatgcgccgccgccgcagctgcctCAGGTTACTGCTTATACTTCGCAAATGCCACAATCATACATAGAGCCTCAACAAATCCAGTACGTCAATGCACAGCAATTTGGTCTGCATGGTGTATCTCAATCCGCTAATCTGATGCCTGCGCACATGAGCCAGTATGTGCCCAGTACTCTGGGTACGAACTCCATGGCGACCACGGGTGCCCAAATTGGTGCTTTGAGGCCTGTTTCTGCAGGTACAGAGCGGGTTTTGGAGAATCTTCATTTCTCACGGCCAATGCAAACTCCAGTTGATCCGAATTACAGGGTGCTCCAGCCACTTTCAGAGCTTCCTCCTCTGCCTCATACGACTTTGCAGGCAAGTGATGCTCAGAGGTATGGCGTCCAGACGGTGCTCACAAGCACGGCAAGCTCACCAGTGATAACGAGCTCGAGGGCATTCCCAGTGGTGGTAAGCTCAGCTACCGTGCCAACACTGAGGTACGATGACTGCATGATGTGCCAGAAAATACTGCCGCATGCCCATTCGGATAACATGATACAGGAGCAGGGAAATCCTCGCGCACTGAATTATCCTGATGTTAGTCCAGTGTTTTACAGCCTCCATCAAGAGGATGCAACCAAACAACAGGTTCCAGCTGCGGTTCCAGTAACATCTGCTAATTACATATCAGAACCCAGAGCCGAGAGCACAGCAGGGATGACCCAGTTTGATCCAAAACTTTCTGCCAGAAATCCAGCAGTTCAAGCAGCACCATCTCAAGATGCAGGAACGTTGGTTCAACCCACCATGGTTACTGTACCTCTTTCCAGTATACCTACTTCAAATGGAGTTTTTGTAGGGCAACCTCCACACACGCTTGCTGAAGATTTTCTCATGTACCAACGTCAGCAGCAACACCCTTACAGTATGCAAACAACTCAAGTCCTGGCAAATGGAGTCAGCAGCAATCCACAAGGGATTGATGCTAGTGCATTTAAGAATTCAAATCATCCAGTAGAAGAACCAATTGGAGAATATGCTCATGATGTTCCTCATGATTGTGTCAGAGCTATCGATGCTCGGATGCAAGGAATTCAGTTAGGTCCTATTGCTCCTCCAGAATCTATTGTGCAAGGGAAGTCAGCTATTCCCCATGGTGCTGTTGGCGATGGGATAGTTGAGAAGCCACCTGTTATTATTGATGGCAGTCCCATATACAAATCTCAAGCTGGAGGTTATCACATGGGCACTAGCAATGCTTTTCCTGTCCCTTCTTTTATCCTAGAGGACAATGTTGTGAGACATACTGAACAACCACCTCCCTCTCGAAATGTTGGTGCGAACAACGTCTATCCTGAGGTTATCCAGCAGCCAAGTATGTTACTCAAGAACAACCTTGGTGTGCCCATTGAACATCCTGTTCCGAGCGAAAGATTTCTTGTGAGGCCTGCTTACTCTGGTGTTCAGTCTCCTGCTGGACCTCCTGCACATCATCCTGGGGAAATGCTGAATGGCATGGTTTCCGCTCCCTATAATGTTAGTAGTCAAGTTGTATTGCAGGCTGCTGCTAGTACTGATTGTGTCGAAGCTACACATGAACCAGCTTACACAGAATCTCTTTTCTCAAACCAGGATCCTTGGAAAGCAATTGGAAATGCTTCGGCAGTACCTCCAACATCAAACATGTTGGCTAAGGAACATGTTCTTTCTGGAGATCCATATGTGGATGGCCATGTTCCTGCAATTACAAGTTCAAATGCTGCCATGCTATTAGAAGAAGGCAATCTTCCACTCATTCATGACCCTACTTTCAAGGATATATACCCAGAACCTGCTCAAATAAGCAAAG GATATGGAGAAGAAATTGTCAAACGTCAATTACAAGCTGTCGCTGAAGGTGTGGCAGCATCTGTTCTGCAGTCACCATTTCCTGAAAAACCAACTGAATTTTCTGGGGATCACAAAGATTTGCCTGGAGATGTAATTGATCCAAAAAATGAG GATGCGCCGAGCAAACAGTCAGACAAAACAAGCCAAGGAGTTCCAGTTCTAGATGACATCGATAACCTTCAG ATAATAAAGAACAGTGATCTTGAAGAATTGCGTGAACTAGGTTCTGGAACCTTTGGTACCGTTTACCATGGAAAATGGAGAGGTTCTGATGTCGCTATAAAAAGGATAAGCGATCGATGTTTTGTTGGGAAGCCTTCTGAGGAACAGCGCATG AAAACCGATTTCTGGAATGAAGCTTGCAAGCTTTCATCGTTGCACCATCCAAATGTCGTTGCTTTTTACGGTGTTGTTCTGGATGGACCAGGTGGATCTGTTGCAACAGTCACTGAGTACATGGCTAATGGTTCGCTTCGACAAGCATTACAAAGACATGAAAA GATATTCGACAGGCGTAGGCGCCTGCTAATTGTGATGGATGTTGCATTTGGTATGGAATATTTGCACGGGAAGAACATTGTGCACTTCGACTTGAAGAGTGATAATCTGCTCGTCAACCTAAGAGATCCCCAACGCCCTATATGCAAG GTCGGTGATTTGGGCTTATCAAAGGTTAAATGCCAGACACTAATCTCCGGTGGGGTGCGAGGGACACTTCCCTGGATGGCTCCTGAGCTGTTAAATGGCAGCAGTAACCTTGTTTCTGAAAAG GTCGACGTCTTCTCATTCGGAATCGTGATGTGGGAGCTGCTTACCGGTGAAGAGCCTTATGCTGACCTGCATTATGGCGCCATCATAG GTGGGATCGTGAACAACACCCTACGGCCGCTGGTGCCCGAGTCGTGCGACCCCCAGTGGAGATCGCTGATGGAGCAGTGCTGGTCAGCCGAGCCGATGGAGCGGCCGAGCTTCACGGAGGTCGTCAAGAGGCTACGGGCTATGGCGACCTCCCCCACCAAGACGCTGCCGCAGAAGTAG